One window of Lawsonibacter asaccharolyticus genomic DNA carries:
- a CDS encoding dihydroorotate dehydrogenase: MKVEQKCGIISRTMLNDAAISLTLEAGDMVRTAFRAPGQFVHIKCGHSRLLRRPISVCSCQAGEGDAPDRLTVVFEVRGEGTAWLAGRREGQSLDVMGLLGNGFPMKREGRYLLVGGGIGVPPMLGCAQYAPGRCTAILGFRSGDRVMLEEQFRSVCSQVQVATDDGSYGFHGYVDALVRRELEGDRGYDAVLACGPRPMLRNVARAAEDFGVRCLVSMEERMGCGVGACLVCACDMADGSRKHVCKDGPVFDAREVDWDA; encoded by the coding sequence ATGAAAGTAGAACAGAAATGCGGCATCATCAGCAGGACGATGCTCAATGACGCCGCCATCAGCCTCACTCTGGAGGCGGGGGACATGGTCCGGACCGCCTTCCGGGCCCCGGGGCAGTTCGTCCACATCAAGTGCGGACATTCCCGGCTGCTCCGCCGGCCCATCTCCGTCTGCTCCTGTCAGGCGGGGGAAGGGGACGCCCCCGACCGGCTGACCGTAGTCTTTGAGGTCCGGGGAGAGGGGACCGCCTGGCTGGCCGGCCGCCGTGAGGGACAGAGCCTGGACGTGATGGGCCTGCTGGGCAACGGCTTCCCCATGAAGCGGGAGGGCCGCTATCTGCTGGTGGGGGGCGGCATCGGCGTGCCCCCCATGCTGGGCTGCGCCCAGTATGCCCCCGGGCGGTGCACCGCCATCCTGGGGTTCCGCTCCGGGGACAGGGTGATGCTGGAGGAGCAGTTCCGCTCCGTGTGCTCCCAGGTGCAGGTGGCCACAGATGACGGCTCCTACGGCTTCCACGGCTATGTGGATGCGCTGGTGCGGCGGGAGCTGGAGGGAGACCGGGGCTATGACGCGGTGCTGGCCTGCGGCCCCCGGCCCATGCTGAGAAACGTGGCCCGGGCGGCGGAGGACTTCGGCGTGCGCTGCCTGGTGTCTATGGAGGAGCGGATGGGCTGCGGCGTAGGCGCCTGCCTGGTCTGTGCCTGCGACATGGCGGACGGCAGCCGGAAACATGTGTGCAAGGACGGACCCGTCTTTGACGCCAGGGAGGTGGATTGGGATGCCTGA